Proteins co-encoded in one Cydia splendana chromosome 11, ilCydSple1.2, whole genome shotgun sequence genomic window:
- the LOC134794952 gene encoding uncharacterized protein LOC134794952, which translates to MKFLHFYTLLFTLLVNLLYCICQEDILNDWVNSNNCLPNAPVDLDFCTCQCSEVTTALRSSPDLQLEVSRRLQNRRRKGEKTTSSDESSTIMPYTPGVMKCWETCVDTLI; encoded by the exons atgaaatttctACATTTCTATACTCTG CTGTTTACTTTATTAGTAAATTTGTTGTACTGCATTTGTCAGGAGGATATACTAAATGACTGGG TAAATTCCAACAACTGCCTCCCAAACGCGCCGGTGGACCTCGACTTCTGCACATGCCAGTGTTCCGAAGTAACTACCGCCCTTCGCTCTTCGCCGGACTTACAATTGGAG GTTTCAAGAAGGCTCCAAAATAGGCGAAGGAAAGGGGAGAAAACTACCTCTTCAGATGAATCATCTACTATAATGCCCTACACCCCAGGGGTTATGAAGTGCTGGGAGACCTGCGTTGATACTCtaatttaa
- the LOC134794951 gene encoding uncharacterized protein LOC134794951, which produces MGLLTIGVIAFLIALPLEALPISQINAVHIAVPVSWRKYFGKPSSHFKYKYMPRSEYYEPKVSEESDNYIERLIREALQAPRNMERDRRSTPRMDIDTDYYLIIESDHFDK; this is translated from the exons ATGGGACTATTAACTATTGGTGTCATAGCATTCctg ATTGCACTACCCTTGGAAGCTTTGCCGATCTCGCAAATTAATG CCGTACATATCGCCGTACCAGTCTCATGGAGGAAATATTTTGGAAAGCCTAGTTCACATTTCAAGTACAAATATATGCCGAGGAGTGAATACTACGAACCGAAAGTGTCAGAAGAATCGGACAATTATATAGAACGACTTATTAGAGAAGCTCTACAAG CCCCACGTAACATGGAGAGAGATAGAAGATCCACGCCAAGAATGGACATCGACACGGACTACTATTTGATAATTGAAAGTGATCATTTTGATAAGTAA